GATCGGTGTATTCGCCTCCGGCGAGCACGCTCGCGCCGGTCTCGACGCTGCGCGTGACGATGTCGTGCACCCTGTCGCGCTGCGACGCGTCGATGATCGGACCGAGCGGAGTTCCCGTCGACGGGTCGCCCACGCCGAGCGCCGCGGCCTTCTCCGCGAGAAGACGGGTGTACTCGTCGTAGATGTCGGCGTGGACGAGGTGGCGCCCCGTCGTCATGCAGATCTGTCCCTGGTGGAGGAAAGATCCCCACGCTCCCGCCGCGGCGGCCGCGGCGACGTCGACGTCGGGCATCACGAGCAGAGCGTTGTTGCCGCCGAGCTCGAGATGCACCCGCTTGAGGAGCCGGCCCGCGCGTTCGCCGATCGCGCGACCGGCCACGGTGGATCCGGTGAAGGAGATGACCGGCACATCCGGGTGGTCGACGAGCGCCGCGCCGGTCTCGGATCCGCCAGGAACGACCGCGAGCACTCCCTCGGGGAGCCCGGCCTCCACGAGCGCGGCGGCCAGGATCAGTCCGCCGGAGACGGCGGTGCGCGGATCCGGCTTCAGGACGACGGTGTTGCCGAGCGCGAGCGCCGGAAAGACGGACCGCGACGACAGGATTGCGGGGAAGTTGAAGGGCGAGATGACCCCCACGACGCCCACAGGACGCCGACGCGACAGGCTGAGGCGCGGATGGGTGGACTGCAGCAGCTGCCCGTACGGCATCATCGCCGTCGCGGCGGCGGCGTGGGCTTCGCTCACGACGATGCCGACTTCGAATTCGGCCTTCCCGCGACCGGATCCTGCCTCGCGCACGAGCCAGTCGGCGACCGTGTCGGAGTTCTCCTCGAGGATCACTGCCGCGCGGCGCAAGACGGCCGCACGCTGCTCCGCCGGCCTCGCCGCCCATTCGCGCTGCGCCGCTGACGCTCGGCCGACCGCGTCGTCGAGGTCGGCGGGCGTGCCAGAACCGACCTCCGCGATCTGTTCTCCCGTTGCCGGGTTCACGACCGGCCGGGTCTCCTCCACCGGCGACCACCCACCGATGTATGCGCGTCCGCGCCACTCGCGCTCCTCGAAGAACGTCATCGTCTCTCCCATCCACGCCGCCCTCTGCGACGACTGGATCCGACGTTAGGAGCGCGCTCACGTTCGGCACCCGGCGTTTTGTGCACAGTGGGCCGTTCTCACGACCGGATCGGCGTTTTGTGCACGAGGCCCTCACACGCGATAGCCGCCGGCGGTGGGGCGGGCTACGCTCAGCATTCA
Above is a window of Microbacterium faecale DNA encoding:
- a CDS encoding aldehyde dehydrogenase family protein, which codes for MTFFEEREWRGRAYIGGWSPVEETRPVVNPATGEQIAEVGSGTPADLDDAVGRASAAQREWAARPAEQRAAVLRRAAVILEENSDTVADWLVREAGSGRGKAEFEVGIVVSEAHAAAATAMMPYGQLLQSTHPRLSLSRRRPVGVVGVISPFNFPAILSSRSVFPALALGNTVVLKPDPRTAVSGGLILAAALVEAGLPEGVLAVVPGGSETGAALVDHPDVPVISFTGSTVAGRAIGERAGRLLKRVHLELGGNNALLVMPDVDVAAAAAAGAWGSFLHQGQICMTTGRHLVHADIYDEYTRLLAEKAAALGVGDPSTGTPLGPIIDASQRDRVHDIVTRSVETGASVLAGGEYTDLFYRPTVLGDVRADHPAFVEEIFGPVAPVLRFDDVGEAIDIINASEYGLSVGILSSDAFGAYELAERIDTGILHINDQTVDDEAQAPFGGTGASGTGARFGGHEANIEAFTTGQWATLQSRIQRYPF